One genomic region from Conexibacter woesei DSM 14684 encodes:
- the hisD gene encoding histidinol dehydrogenase, which yields MRLERRTLASAGAAAGLATELRRLVPAAASIADPVAAIVADVRDRGDAAVLELTRAHDTGGAEPKALRVSQSELDAALDSLDADVRAGLEVAAQNVGVVAAIGLDDEREVTLGHGQTVRLREVPVRRAAVYVPGGRAPYPSTVLMGVVTAVTAGVEEVVLCSPPGPDGDLNPAILAAAALAGATEVYRMGGAQAIGALAHGTATVAPVDLIVGPGNLWVQEAKRQVSAAGLVGIDGFAGPSDLMVVLDRGADVRLAALDLRAQAEHGSDSLVLAVSPDGAALDALSEGLSVVPEPGVGALVETASLEDALALANAFAPEHLELIGAGAEALAPEVRNAGCLFVGPGGATAFGDYVAGSNHTLPTDGAARFASGLSARHFRRRMTEVRIPLEAATTLAPAGAAIARAEGFELHAQSMEARMRENAES from the coding sequence GTGCGACTTGAGCGGCGGACGCTGGCGAGCGCCGGCGCCGCCGCCGGCCTCGCGACCGAGCTGCGCAGGCTCGTGCCCGCGGCCGCCTCGATCGCCGACCCCGTCGCGGCGATCGTCGCCGATGTGCGCGACCGCGGCGACGCCGCGGTGCTGGAGCTGACGCGCGCGCACGACACCGGCGGCGCCGAGCCGAAGGCGCTGCGGGTCTCGCAGTCAGAGCTGGATGCCGCGCTCGACTCCCTCGACGCCGACGTGCGCGCCGGGCTGGAGGTCGCCGCGCAGAACGTCGGCGTCGTCGCCGCGATCGGGCTCGACGACGAGCGCGAGGTGACGCTCGGCCACGGGCAGACCGTCCGCCTGCGCGAGGTGCCGGTGCGCCGCGCCGCGGTCTACGTCCCCGGCGGCCGCGCGCCGTACCCGAGCACGGTCCTGATGGGCGTCGTGACCGCCGTGACGGCGGGGGTGGAAGAGGTCGTGCTGTGCTCGCCGCCCGGCCCGGACGGTGACCTGAATCCCGCGATCCTGGCAGCCGCCGCGCTCGCCGGCGCGACCGAGGTCTACCGCATGGGCGGCGCGCAGGCGATCGGCGCGCTCGCGCACGGGACCGCGACCGTCGCGCCCGTCGACCTGATCGTCGGCCCCGGGAACCTGTGGGTGCAGGAGGCCAAGCGCCAGGTCTCCGCGGCCGGCCTCGTCGGGATCGACGGCTTCGCCGGCCCGAGCGACCTGATGGTCGTGCTCGACCGCGGCGCCGACGTGCGCCTCGCGGCGCTCGACCTGCGTGCGCAGGCGGAGCACGGCTCCGACAGCCTCGTGCTCGCGGTGTCGCCGGACGGCGCCGCGCTCGACGCGCTCTCCGAAGGCCTCTCGGTCGTGCCGGAGCCGGGCGTCGGCGCGCTCGTGGAGACCGCGTCGCTCGAGGACGCGCTTGCGCTCGCGAACGCCTTCGCGCCCGAGCACCTGGAGCTGATCGGCGCGGGAGCGGAGGCGCTCGCGCCGGAGGTCCGCAACGCCGGCTGCCTGTTCGTCGGGCCGGGCGGTGCGACCGCGTTCGGCGACTACGTCGCCGGCTCCAACCACACGCTGCCGACCGACGGCGCCGCGCGCTTCGCTTCCGGGCTCTCCGCGCGCCACTTCCGCCGCCGCATGACCGAGGTGCGGATCCCCTTGGAGGCGGCGACCACCCTCGCGCCGGCCGGCGCCGCGATCGCGCGCGCCGAGGGCTTCGAGCTGCACGCGCAGTCGATGGAAGCCCGCATGCGGGAGAATGCGGAGTCATGA
- the hisG gene encoding ATP phosphoribosyltransferase produces MSRGVNGLTIAVPRGALMTEALDLLDTLGIDTSEVRSNDRKLLFRDVGIVTMRPSDVPTYVESGAADIGITGKDVLMEQSEREVYELLDLGFGRCVMVLASVAGDDAGAEALRRLGVMRVATKYRKIAMRHFERTGRQAEIVEVKGSVELAPLTGMVDTIVDLTATGTTLRENGLVVREEIAVSTARLIANPVAHKLKAAAIDDVLERLRAT; encoded by the coding sequence ATGAGTCGCGGCGTCAACGGCCTCACGATCGCCGTCCCACGCGGCGCGCTGATGACCGAGGCGCTCGACCTGCTCGACACGCTCGGGATCGACACGAGCGAGGTCCGCTCCAACGACCGCAAGCTGCTCTTCAGAGACGTCGGCATCGTCACGATGCGGCCGTCCGACGTGCCGACGTACGTCGAGTCCGGCGCCGCAGACATCGGCATAACGGGCAAGGACGTGCTGATGGAGCAGTCCGAGCGCGAGGTCTACGAGCTGCTCGACCTCGGCTTCGGCCGCTGCGTGATGGTGCTCGCGTCGGTCGCCGGCGACGACGCCGGCGCGGAGGCGCTGCGGCGCTTGGGCGTGATGCGCGTCGCCACCAAGTACCGCAAGATCGCGATGCGCCACTTCGAGCGCACCGGCCGCCAGGCCGAGATCGTCGAGGTCAAGGGCTCGGTCGAGCTGGCGCCGCTGACCGGCATGGTCGACACGATCGTCGACCTGACCGCGACCGGCACGACGCTGCGCGAGAACGGCCTCGTCGTGCGCGAGGAGATCGCGGTCTCAACAGCCCGCCTGATCGCCAACCCGGTCGCGCACAAGCTCAAGGCTGCCGCGATCGACGACGTGCTGGAGCGCCTGCGTGCGACTTGA
- the hisZ gene encoding ATP phosphoribosyltransferase regulatory subunit yields the protein MIHPIPSGTRDVLPDEMRELRAILAAAHRVFDDAGYGEVATPALEYEDTLAIGGVGGTLPAYRLFDEQGNVLTLRSDMTVPIARLVATRFATAEPPLRLCYVAHAYRGVKPQRGQSREFLQAGIELIGAPAPSGTAEALTLLCDTLDAVGLRSYRIGLGDVALYQALLDGHGVAGEGRERILHELVTRDFVGLEREVDALRLTDAHAVQQLKRIPQLRGGPELLAQLDGAAAEAAEGLRGVHELLEPRVAERVIFDLGLVRDLGYYTGAIFQVYDPKLGAPLGGGGRYDDLIGRFGRPLPAVGWALNVERLHIALAGEEADSSPGGSDSVGRTRLGARSSGSEGSR from the coding sequence GTGATCCACCCGATCCCCAGCGGCACGCGCGACGTGCTGCCCGACGAGATGCGAGAGCTGCGCGCGATCCTCGCAGCCGCGCACAGAGTCTTCGACGACGCCGGCTACGGCGAGGTCGCGACGCCCGCGCTCGAGTACGAGGACACGCTTGCGATCGGCGGCGTCGGCGGCACGCTGCCCGCCTACCGCCTGTTCGACGAGCAGGGCAACGTGCTGACGCTGCGCTCGGACATGACGGTGCCGATCGCGCGGCTCGTCGCGACTCGCTTCGCGACCGCCGAGCCGCCGCTGCGGCTCTGCTACGTCGCGCACGCCTACCGCGGCGTCAAGCCGCAGCGCGGCCAGTCGCGCGAGTTCCTGCAGGCGGGGATCGAGCTGATCGGCGCGCCCGCGCCGTCGGGGACGGCGGAGGCGCTGACGCTCCTGTGCGACACGCTCGACGCCGTCGGCCTGCGCAGCTACCGGATCGGGCTCGGCGACGTGGCCCTCTACCAGGCGCTGCTCGACGGCCACGGAGTCGCCGGCGAGGGCCGCGAGCGGATCCTCCACGAGCTCGTCACGCGCGACTTCGTCGGGCTCGAACGCGAGGTCGACGCGCTCCGCCTGACCGACGCGCACGCGGTGCAGCAGCTGAAGCGGATCCCGCAGCTGCGCGGCGGGCCGGAGCTGCTCGCGCAGCTCGACGGCGCGGCAGCCGAGGCCGCCGAGGGGCTGCGCGGCGTGCACGAGCTGCTGGAGCCGCGCGTCGCCGAGCGCGTCATCTTCGACCTCGGCCTCGTCCGCGACCTCGGCTACTACACCGGCGCGATCTTCCAGGTCTACGACCCCAAGCTCGGCGCTCCGCTCGGCGGCGGCGGGCGCTACGACGACCTGATCGGCCGCTTCGGCCGGCCGCTGCCCGCCGTCGGCTGGGCGCTGAACGTCGAGCGGCTGCACATCGCGCTGGCCGGCGAGGAGGCGGATTCCTCGCCTGGCGGCTCGGATTCCGTCGGAAGAACTCGCCTGGGGGCTCGCTCTTCCGGGTCGGAGGGGAGCCGATGA
- the murA gene encoding UDP-N-acetylglucosamine 1-carboxyvinyltransferase: MEKFVIQGGVPLSGTFVPAGNKNGALPILAAALLTDEEVVIRNVPRISDVQAQIELIADLGARAEWIGDNEVAIRADGVAKTDLDRRLSERIRASFLLAGPLLARFGRAHMPPPGGDVIGRRRLDPHLDAFKALGATIEHDRDILLTAPRGLTACDFLMDEPSVMATENALMAAALTPGSTIIRNAASEPHVQDLARMLVKMGAQIDGIGSNVMTVHGVDRLGGCDHRVAPDHIEIGSFMALAGVTGGELTIKDTYPEDLRMVRLVFARLGLETDMRGNDLFVPGGQKLVITNDAGGYQPKVEDGPWPAFPADLTSIALALATQSEGSVIIHEKMFENRLFFTDKLQLMGAAITICDPHRALVVGSRRLRGERVESPDIRAGMAMLIAALCAEGTTEIGNIRQIDRGYERIDERLRALGARIERVEDGDRIHAH, from the coding sequence ATGGAAAAGTTCGTCATACAGGGCGGCGTGCCGCTTTCAGGCACGTTCGTGCCCGCAGGCAACAAGAACGGTGCGCTGCCGATCCTCGCCGCGGCGTTGCTGACCGACGAAGAAGTCGTGATCCGCAACGTCCCGCGCATCAGCGACGTGCAGGCGCAGATCGAGCTGATCGCCGACCTCGGCGCGCGCGCCGAGTGGATCGGCGACAACGAGGTCGCGATCCGCGCCGACGGCGTCGCCAAGACCGATCTCGACCGCAGGCTGTCCGAGCGGATCCGTGCGTCGTTCCTGCTCGCCGGCCCGCTGCTCGCGCGCTTCGGGCGCGCGCACATGCCGCCGCCCGGCGGCGACGTGATCGGCCGTCGCCGGCTCGACCCGCACCTCGACGCGTTCAAGGCGCTCGGCGCGACGATCGAGCACGACCGCGACATCCTGCTGACCGCCCCGCGCGGCCTCACGGCCTGCGACTTCCTGATGGACGAGCCGTCCGTGATGGCGACGGAGAACGCGCTGATGGCCGCCGCGCTGACGCCCGGCTCGACGATCATCCGCAACGCCGCTTCCGAGCCGCACGTGCAGGACCTCGCGCGCATGCTCGTGAAGATGGGCGCGCAGATCGACGGGATCGGCTCCAACGTGATGACCGTCCACGGCGTCGACCGGCTCGGCGGCTGTGACCACCGCGTCGCCCCCGACCACATCGAGATCGGCTCCTTCATGGCGCTCGCCGGCGTGACCGGCGGCGAGCTGACGATCAAGGACACCTATCCCGAGGACCTGCGGATGGTCCGCCTCGTCTTCGCCCGCCTCGGCCTCGAGACCGATATGCGCGGCAACGACCTGTTCGTCCCCGGCGGTCAGAAGCTCGTCATCACCAACGACGCCGGCGGCTACCAGCCGAAGGTCGAGGACGGCCCGTGGCCGGCGTTCCCCGCCGATCTGACGAGCATCGCGCTCGCGCTGGCGACGCAGTCGGAGGGGTCGGTCATCATCCACGAGAAGATGTTCGAGAACCGCCTCTTCTTCACGGACAAGCTGCAGCTGATGGGCGCCGCGATCACGATCTGCGATCCGCACCGCGCGCTCGTCGTCGGCTCCCGCCGCCTGCGCGGCGAGCGCGTCGAGTCGCCCGACATCCGCGCCGGCATGGCGATGCTGATCGCCGCGCTCTGCGCCGAGGGCACCACCGAGATCGGCAACATCCGCCAGATCGACCGCGGCTACGAGCGGATCGACGAGCGCCTGCGCGCGCTCGGCGCCCGCATCGAGCGGGTCGAGGACGGCGACCGGATCCACGCCCACTAG
- a CDS encoding HDIG domain-containing metalloprotein, which produces MPRGISRDDAWTLFCEWTESPSLRRHVLAVEATMRAYARQLGGDEETWAVTGLLHDLDYERHPSLVDGHPRIAMQELQRRGYPDEIIRAIGSHADEMELTRDTPMERALYAVDELSGFVLACAYVRPEGLQGMTPKSVKKKMKTPSFAAAVDRDALRRGADELGVDFDTHVAFVIAALAEHSDTLLASTPEPRSADPAD; this is translated from the coding sequence ATGCCGAGGGGGATTTCGCGCGACGACGCCTGGACCCTCTTTTGCGAGTGGACGGAATCCCCGTCGCTGCGGCGTCACGTGCTCGCCGTCGAAGCTACGATGCGAGCGTATGCGCGCCAACTTGGAGGGGACGAGGAGACCTGGGCCGTCACTGGCCTGCTGCACGACCTCGACTACGAGCGGCATCCCTCGCTCGTGGACGGCCATCCGCGGATCGCGATGCAGGAATTGCAGCGACGCGGCTATCCGGATGAGATCATTCGAGCAATCGGATCGCATGCGGACGAGATGGAGCTCACACGCGACACGCCGATGGAGCGCGCGCTGTACGCCGTCGACGAGCTGAGCGGCTTCGTCCTCGCGTGCGCATACGTCCGTCCCGAGGGACTGCAGGGGATGACGCCGAAGTCGGTCAAGAAGAAGATGAAGACGCCGAGCTTCGCCGCCGCGGTCGACCGTGACGCGCTGCGGCGCGGCGCTGACGAGCTCGGCGTCGACTTCGACACGCACGTCGCGTTCGTGATCGCGGCGCTCGCCGAGCACTCCGACACGCTGCTCGCCTCCACCCCCGAACCCCGCTCGGCAGACCCGGCCGACTGA
- a CDS encoding MFS transporter, translated as MRPPGTGRLIVSLLIGRIPIGIFSLAIVLLVRAETGSFAQAGAASAAWAVGAGFLAPIQGRLVDRFGQPAVLIPSTLVNALAVIGVVACARAGSPTWVLAVFAFIGGAALPPLGACMRSVWATVFENDTNARNTAYTFEGVVSEFFFIIGPVITTVLIAVSSTSVALIVAIALSLIGTILFATGSLARSWRSEPFERTRAGALASPGMRTLMLSIVPTGISFGALEVAMPAFAVEHGEKAELAGILLSIMAVGSVLGGIWYGARSWSSPVVERFIVLHVALAVGTLPLLIADSIPLMGAMAAIAGLALAPSAAAAYLLIDHVAPPGTATEATTWMMTANIAGAASGAALAGVIVEASNARWAIALACAGPVVGAVLTILLRHTLHPIVPATPEPVASAPAPRDA; from the coding sequence TTGAGGCCACCGGGAACGGGACGGCTGATCGTCTCGCTGCTGATCGGGCGCATCCCGATCGGCATCTTCTCGCTCGCGATCGTGCTGCTCGTGCGGGCGGAGACGGGCTCGTTCGCACAGGCCGGCGCGGCGAGCGCGGCGTGGGCGGTCGGCGCCGGCTTCCTCGCCCCGATCCAGGGGCGTCTGGTCGACCGCTTCGGCCAGCCGGCGGTCCTGATCCCCTCGACGCTCGTCAACGCGCTCGCCGTGATCGGCGTCGTCGCCTGCGCGCGGGCCGGCTCACCGACCTGGGTGCTGGCGGTGTTCGCGTTCATCGGCGGCGCAGCGCTGCCGCCGCTGGGCGCATGCATGCGGTCGGTGTGGGCGACGGTGTTCGAGAACGACACCAACGCGCGCAACACCGCCTACACGTTCGAGGGCGTCGTGTCGGAGTTCTTCTTCATCATCGGGCCGGTCATCACGACGGTGCTGATCGCCGTCAGCTCGACGAGCGTCGCGCTGATCGTCGCGATCGCGCTGTCGTTGATCGGGACGATCCTCTTCGCAACGGGATCCCTCGCGCGCTCGTGGAGAAGCGAGCCGTTCGAGCGGACGCGCGCCGGCGCGCTCGCCTCGCCGGGGATGCGGACGCTGATGCTGTCGATCGTGCCGACGGGGATCTCGTTCGGGGCGCTCGAGGTCGCGATGCCGGCGTTCGCGGTCGAGCACGGCGAGAAGGCGGAGCTGGCAGGAATACTGCTCTCGATCATGGCCGTCGGCAGCGTGCTCGGCGGCATCTGGTACGGGGCGCGCAGCTGGTCGAGCCCGGTCGTCGAGCGCTTCATCGTGCTGCACGTCGCGCTCGCCGTCGGGACGCTGCCGCTGCTGATAGCGGACTCGATCCCGCTGATGGGCGCGATGGCCGCGATCGCCGGCCTCGCGCTGGCGCCGTCGGCCGCGGCGGCCTACCTGCTGATCGACCACGTCGCCCCGCCGGGCACGGCGACCGAGGCGACGACGTGGATGATGACCGCGAACATCGCCGGTGCCGCCTCCGGTGCGGCGCTCGCCGGCGTGATCGTCGAGGCCTCCAACGCCCGCTGGGCGATCGCGCTCGCCTGCGCCGGTCCGGTCGTCGGCGCGGTCCTCACGATCCTGCTGCGCCACACGCTCCACCCGATCGTCCCCGCAACCCCCGAGCCCGTCGCCTCCGCCCCCGCCCCGCGCGACGCCTGA
- a CDS encoding isocitrate/isopropylmalate family dehydrogenase, protein MPEPLKITILEGDETGQELLDQAVRVLDPEVTGLPLELERFDLSLENRRATQNGVVSDAAAAMRTCGFGIKAATITPEGADDVGSPNRILREEVDGKVIVRTGRRIPGVTPIAGVHYPISIVRMAIEDAYGAKQWREGDAGAADEVAYRTEHVTRSTCRAVSEYAFRTARAMQARVYGGPKWTVSPVYEGMLKEEMDAAAARHPDVAYEPVLIDATYAGLVSGAADEPLVVPALNRDGDCLSDLVLPMFGSIAGAESVLLAFDDNYETHVAMAEAPHGTAPALRGKDVANPMAMLLASGAVLRHAAERGHPGAERASRAIYESVLEAIATGIKTPDLGGHAGTTEFTDAVIERITTKIEVWSTLGTGG, encoded by the coding sequence ATGCCCGAGCCGCTGAAGATCACCATCCTCGAGGGCGACGAGACCGGCCAGGAGCTGCTCGACCAGGCCGTCCGCGTGCTCGACCCGGAGGTCACCGGCCTCCCGCTGGAGCTGGAGCGTTTCGACCTCTCGCTCGAGAACCGCCGTGCGACCCAGAACGGCGTCGTCTCCGACGCCGCCGCGGCGATGCGCACGTGCGGGTTCGGCATCAAGGCAGCGACGATCACGCCCGAGGGCGCCGACGACGTCGGCTCGCCGAACCGCATCCTCCGCGAGGAGGTCGACGGCAAGGTGATCGTGCGGACGGGTCGTCGCATCCCGGGGGTCACGCCGATCGCCGGCGTGCACTACCCGATCTCGATCGTCCGCATGGCGATCGAGGACGCCTACGGCGCGAAGCAGTGGCGCGAGGGTGACGCGGGCGCGGCCGACGAGGTCGCCTACCGCACCGAGCACGTGACCCGCTCCACCTGCCGCGCAGTGTCGGAGTACGCCTTCCGCACGGCGCGTGCGATGCAGGCGCGCGTCTACGGCGGCCCGAAGTGGACGGTCTCCCCGGTCTACGAGGGGATGCTGAAGGAGGAGATGGACGCCGCGGCGGCCCGTCACCCCGACGTCGCCTACGAGCCGGTGTTGATCGACGCGACGTACGCCGGCCTCGTCAGCGGCGCCGCCGACGAGCCGCTCGTCGTGCCCGCGCTCAACCGTGACGGCGACTGCCTCTCCGATCTCGTGCTGCCGATGTTCGGCTCGATCGCGGGCGCCGAGTCGGTGCTGCTGGCGTTCGACGACAACTACGAGACGCACGTCGCGATGGCGGAGGCGCCGCACGGCACCGCTCCCGCGCTGAGAGGCAAGGACGTCGCGAACCCGATGGCGATGCTGCTCGCCTCCGGCGCGGTCCTGCGCCACGCGGCCGAGCGCGGCCACCCGGGAGCCGAGCGTGCCTCGCGCGCGATCTACGAGTCGGTCCTCGAAGCGATCGCCACCGGCATCAAGACCCCGGACCTCGGCGGCCACGCCGGCACGACCGAGTTCACCGACGCGGTCATCGAGCGGATCACGACCAAGATCGAGGTCTGGTCCACGCTCGGCACCGGCGGCTGA
- a CDS encoding secondary thiamine-phosphate synthase enzyme YjbQ, giving the protein MAVHGGMLRVETAGDGKIVDLTDGVRSVVRTSGVVRGAATVFARGATVAVTTMEYEPGGVEDLTELLEQLVPRARAWAHSRLNGDTNAHAHVRAALIGPSESVPIVEGELLLGTWQQIVLLDFDDRPRQREVAVQILS; this is encoded by the coding sequence ATGGCGGTCCACGGCGGGATGTTGCGCGTGGAGACCGCCGGCGACGGCAAGATCGTCGACCTGACCGATGGCGTCCGCAGCGTCGTGCGCACGAGCGGCGTCGTCCGCGGCGCCGCGACGGTCTTCGCGCGCGGCGCGACGGTCGCGGTCACGACGATGGAGTACGAGCCCGGCGGGGTGGAGGACCTCACCGAGCTGCTCGAACAGCTCGTCCCACGTGCACGCGCGTGGGCGCACAGCCGCCTGAACGGTGACACCAACGCACACGCTCACGTGCGCGCGGCGCTCATCGGCCCTTCGGAGAGCGTTCCGATCGTGGAGGGGGAGCTGCTGCTCGGCACCTGGCAGCAGATCGTCCTGCTCGACTTCGACGACCGGCCCCGGCAGCGGGAGGTTGCGGTTCAAATCCTCTCCTGA
- the tyrS gene encoding tyrosine--tRNA ligase has translation MATETSTPAAAAAWLARNAVDCLPDGGLQRKLELAAREGRPLRVKLGIDPTAPDIHLGFTVVLGKLREFQDLGHTVVLIIGDYTARVGDPSGRSSTRPMLSGEQIDANATTFQQQALKVLDPARLEVRRNGEWLDMRTDELFGLVRTTTVARILERDDFSKRYAARAPISILELLYPLLQGYDSVAVDADVELGGTDQKFNLLLGRDIQTAYGRSEQVILTMPILPGIDGERKMSKSLGNYIGVTEPPEEIYGKTLRLPDEALPTWYELLLGEPVPAGAPPRDAKRALARRLVARFHDDAAAEAAERAFDRVHVEHRPPEEMPDAALPVDGAGVVHLPALLAAAFGVSSSEARRQLKQGGVKLDGDPLAADPLDRPAAELDGRVLQLGKRRFARLRSS, from the coding sequence ATGGCAACCGAGACCTCCACGCCCGCCGCGGCCGCGGCCTGGCTCGCGCGCAACGCCGTCGACTGCCTGCCGGACGGCGGCCTGCAGCGGAAGCTGGAGCTGGCGGCACGCGAGGGCCGCCCGCTGCGCGTGAAGCTGGGGATCGACCCGACCGCGCCCGACATCCACCTCGGCTTCACGGTCGTGCTCGGGAAGCTGCGCGAGTTCCAGGACCTCGGCCACACGGTCGTCCTGATCATCGGCGACTACACCGCGCGCGTCGGCGACCCGTCGGGACGCTCCTCGACGCGGCCGATGCTGTCGGGCGAGCAGATCGACGCGAACGCGACGACGTTCCAGCAGCAGGCGCTGAAGGTGCTCGATCCCGCGCGCCTGGAGGTGCGGCGCAACGGCGAGTGGCTCGACATGCGGACCGACGAGCTGTTCGGCCTCGTGCGCACGACGACGGTCGCGCGGATCCTCGAGCGCGACGACTTCTCCAAGCGCTACGCGGCGCGAGCCCCGATCTCGATCCTCGAGCTGCTGTACCCGCTGTTGCAGGGGTACGACTCGGTCGCCGTCGACGCCGACGTCGAGCTCGGCGGCACCGACCAGAAGTTCAACCTGCTGCTCGGCCGCGACATCCAGACCGCGTATGGCAGATCCGAGCAGGTGATCCTGACGATGCCGATCCTGCCGGGGATCGACGGCGAGCGGAAGATGTCGAAGTCGCTCGGGAACTACATCGGCGTCACCGAGCCGCCCGAGGAGATCTACGGCAAGACGCTGCGCCTCCCCGACGAGGCGCTGCCGACGTGGTACGAGCTGCTGCTCGGGGAGCCCGTTCCCGCGGGCGCGCCTCCGCGCGACGCGAAGCGCGCGCTCGCGCGCAGGCTCGTCGCGCGCTTCCACGACGACGCCGCCGCCGAGGCGGCCGAGCGGGCCTTCGACCGCGTCCACGTCGAGCACCGCCCGCCCGAGGAGATGCCCGACGCGGCGTTGCCGGTGGACGGCGCCGGCGTCGTCCACCTGCCGGCCCTGCTTGCCGCCGCGTTCGGCGTCTCCAGCTCCGAGGCGCGACGGCAGCTCAAGCAGGGCGGGGTGAAGCTCGACGGCGACCCGCTCGCGGCCGATCCGCTCGATCGGCCCGCCGCGGAGCTGGACGGCCGGGTGCTCCAGCTCGGCAAGCGCCGCTTCGCCCGCCTGCGGAGCAGCTGA